The region cTCTCTCAGCCTTCTTTGACTGCTCCTCAAACTGGCACAGCCTCATCATCagctcctgtttctctctctccattagTTCCTTCTCCCTTTCCATGGCTTCCCGCTTCTTCTTCTCACCGTCTAGCAGGGCTCTACATGGCCGGGACAAATATGAAGTCAAAACAATGTCAAAAGTATACCTCAAaggaaaatgtatatgtatacctttttaaattattctaCCATTTCTTTCAATGAttatcttttattattattcttccattttgtctgaattatttttcttttttcattcttcactttcatttgcattatttcttttcttttgaataATACTGCCCCCGTTTTACACTGTTTTGACTTGGTCTTAGCACAACTCAATACAAAaccacacaagacaccacagccTTCAGTCACGGTCGCCCAACCTGCACACATCACTCAtactctccctcttcctccctctctcttcacatggcccaaggtactttccttccgTCAGTGACACATGAAGGCAGCGGGTGAACGAGAACTAAAGAACTTTGAACTAGAGAACTAGAGCGACACATTAGCGAACTAGCTACCTCGGTAACCTAGCAATAgataaatttgaaaaaaaatacactaaaGAAAAACTGCCTGTGAACAAGTATAGTGCCTGCGCACAaaatctgtggttggctgagctgaactcGCTGGGCGACCTGCTGTTTGCAGTCTTGGAGGCAGCAGCTGCCTTCCAGGAGtcactgtgggaaggaaagtaccgTGGGCCTTCGCACAGGCCCCCACGGGCCCCCAGACCCAgacgcatgcgcacacagagCGGGCTCGCTAAGCACCCGTCCCCCACCTCTCCATCTGCCTCTGGTGCCTCTCCTCACGAGCCTGGGCCTTCATCTGCTGCACCTCGATGGTGTCGGGCTTACGGCGGCGCATGTACAGCTCGTGGTTCCCCATGCACAGGGCCAGGATGCGCTTATTAACGCGCAGGCGAGGGGCGTAGAACACAAAGTCCTGAGGGGAAAAGGAGCAGAACGAGGGAATTGTAACCAGgagtttacattacatgcaATTTATTAAGGACACCTGGACACCAGCTcggtaatgcaaatatcttggtcatcatcataatcatggTCTTTTACCATGTGACttttaccatggaatgattgttggtgccagtactagactgggtggtttgagtatctcagaaactgctgatctactgggatttcCAAACACAACAGTCACTATTCTCTAATGGTGcgtaaaacagaaaaaacatccagcaagcagaagttctgtgggtgaaaatgccttGCTAATgacagaggtgagaggagaagggTTCAAACAGACtgattcaagctgacaggaaggtgacagtaactcaaataaccatgtgttaaaacagtgcagaagagcatctctgaacacacgtcaaaccatgaagtggatgggctacagcagcagaagaacaagaagtcaaaaatataagtcaaataaatacctaatgaagtggtcactgagtgtataaacacAATTTGTATGATTATCATGTCTGCAGTAAAACCACATCTCTACACTACTGATTGTATTTATGGCGTACACACAGTAAcagatcaaaacaaaaaaaacatatatgctGTTGTTATGACTGGGTGAAGTTTAGGGTTACTTATGTCCTAATATGTGAAACCACAGAAATGAGGTGTATTTTCTCAAGTGATTGGAATATGAACCTCTATATTTAGCTTTTGTCCCCCTCTAGTGGCGCAATAAGGCAATAAACACACAGTCACCGACAGCTTTTCCCCATGGGTTAGCGAACACCTGTCCTGCAACTGGAAATTGTGTTCATGCCATTAGCTACTAGTTTCATAGACAGGCTGGGTTCTGAACAAGGTTCAGGATTGGGGTCTCTTAAAACCTTTTTGCATGCATTACTGACATAATAAAGTAACAATATACTATTATAAAGACTGCTTAAATTTCCTAATTTCCTATCAAGTAAGGCATTTCAACTAATGCAAGCTGCTTTGAAGAGCACTACCGCTGAATAAGTAGTATAGGGTGCAGAACTgggttcatttaatttgttccagtacaccaggcaagcttagtcaaatgcagacaagcatttcaatcaaaaacaaatactatttgaacccaggtctgatggggtggcagtgtagtgtcatggttagggaactggggTTGGAAGTCTGTCCCAGATGGTATTTATCCTTGAGCAAGTTGCTCATCCTGAATCacttcaatatacactcagtgaccacagactatttagacttattggtcttctgctgctgtaccccaTCCACTTAAAATGTTTGACAcgttgttcagagatgcttttctcagcaaactctagagatcagcagtttctgagatactcaaaccaccctgtctggcaccaacaatcattccacagtcaaagtgacTGAtcacactttttccccatttggatggttgatgtgaacattaaccgaagctcctgaccgatatgattttatgcattgcactgctgccacacaattggctgattagataaccacataaataagtaggtgtacatgtgttcctaataaagagtTCAGTTAGTTTGTCTAGTTGTATGAATTGGTTGTATGTAAAGTGTATACACTGTGCCacaataaaagcattttaaattacaaacatttattaatattaaccCAAAAATAATGTTCATCCTATTTCATTAGCCATATCAAGTGACCATGTTACATCCATGTTCATATGTACCAcatctgtaaatatttgtggATACTCATATTTGCAAGTTCACTTCTTTAATACATGATACAAATCTGTTCATGGGTTGCTCATTTATGTGCAAACTTCAATTGcgtattatatatttatttagtttacaCTCAGTATGCAACAGATTCTGCAAAGCATAAAACTGATgcaaaaataatagtttttgtAATACACTATACTGTAGTATACACACCTTCCCTGTACCCCCAAAACACCAGTGTGAAATTAACTGGGCAATGAACTAggaattatttaaatgtttttatgtcaATGCAGTCTTCATTTCCATTGATGCAAATTACTACAGAAGGGGAATAATACATGCGAGTGTTTCACTTCCCTCAGTTATTCCCATGGTCTCGACCCAGATTTGGAAGCTGCTGTTTTAGGGGTAGATATAACCACTCACCGGTGCCTTCTTGTCCATCGGTTTGATTACAAACTTCTTGTCACTGAACGAGACATTCCTGATCTCACTCCAAGGAAATCCAATCTTTGGAGTCAGCCTGGGAAAGGTagattcatttcattatttgtattaattatatGAACTAATTATATACATTATAAAATGTGTAGCTATCATTTGGCGTCCTAagctatactgtacatttcagaagAACTGAATGCATTGAGAATAAGATGTTTGGGAAGCCCTGCCCAGTGGCTTTAACAGGGTTATAAAATGCATATCTGTCCAGTGAGGGAGCTTTTCAGTGGCCTGTCcttttaataattcataataatcatTCCTTGAATTTACATAGCGCTTTCCTCACCAGCTGGAAATTCAAGGCGCTTTAcagtgagggggaaactcgcctcaaccaccaccaatgtgtagaaCCCACCTGGGcgatgcaatggcagccattttgcgccagagtGCTCACCATTCATCAActcaggtggagagagagagaactgtttttgccattCAAATCAGGAGTCAGTAGGTGTCAGGGTTTAGAGAGCCAGGTTTGAAATGTAGCCACGACCCGGGGGAGCACCCTACTttttgtgaagagtgtcatgaGATCACAGCGAATTGCTTTCTTACTCAAAAATAGTGACTTGTCATCTCTAATTTAGAAGGGGCACTCTAATGCAGTCACCTGTCATCTTTCTCATAGATGTTGAGGCCCAGAGCATCTACTCCCAACCACAGGTCCGATCCCTTCTTGTTTTTGATGTCAAAGTAGTTGACTCCATACATCTCCAGGTCCTGAGCGATTTTCAGGTACTCCAACATACCGTCAGTCCTGTATaagtgaaaataatttaaatgaaataagtgCTTGCACCTGCCACATTATACAATAAATTACCTCAGAATCACTGGGATCAAGAATTTAATGTTGTTCTTGAGGTTAAATGTGGTACTAGAATGCTAAGTTAAACGAGTTGCTAGAATGTTCAGGTAAATATGGCACTAGCATTTTGGCTTAAACTCAATGTCGAAATGTGGAACAAGGGCATGAGTGGCCATGGGCCATATCTattccacacattacaacagtggtatgcagaacagcacaacacatcataactaagtggataggctacagcagtagaactctaaaaaataagtctaataaatacctaataaagtgctcactgagtgtatgttctaACAACTGACGTCTGAAGATGACGTCCTTGTGTCCCAATTTGCTGTGGTCTAGTCTACAAATTGAACAGTATACACTATGCAGTCTAGTAATATACAGCTAATTGACTCACTGAGCCAGGGCGATTGACTAAAACAAAAGCTTACACACGCCCCAGCCTTGCTGGAATTCCCCTCCCTTGCACTAGGGGGTTGATTTACACAGTGTGCTATGTTTAATGAATTGAATCCTCAAACATACTTGGTTGTACCGCGGTGTTCCGCATGCCATATTTGGATCCGCTCTTCCCACTGCTCTTTGGAAAGTTTGTGCTGCTCCAGAACACTAGAGGGAGACGGGGACAGCGGGGCATCAGACTTCACCATCATCTCCAATTATTTGCTCACAGGGTGCCAATAATCAATTTAAAGGtccccacacacatattttctgggtttttcagattttcatatTATCgtggagctttcgatttgtgttccataatcatccaagtaaaacaattgcaatttggTAGAACTGGTAGAAGTATACATATCTTAGGGTGAAACAGttatttttccaagctgtttgtaaaacgatttcccacgtgacatgacgtacgtttttgcataattatcgagtgacgttgctaaatgttaacgcAAAaggctgaccacaggaggcagaggggaaattgggctctgggggcaggggtaGCAACAGTTCAAAAAAACctacgtcactgctctttgcgaaTGTTTTCCGGccattttagatactaaaaccaggaagagaacgctgatgcatgtgggcccttaataatattttcccaaatgttATTCATGGTGTTCTTCACATGACAGTCCGAGCATAAGCTATCGCAGACAGCCGTAGTTTGGCCCTGGTCCACTCACCGTTGGGGCAGCAGACGCTCAGAGGTTAGGTACCCAGCATTGTGGGCGGACTTGTGGTAGTCGCCAAACTTAGCTTGGACAGAGTAGGAGGCAAGCAGCACTGCCGTCTCCGGAGGGCAGTAGATTTCATCTCCCAGAATGCTCTCCTTCACTTGCAGGAAGAAAAGACGCTGGGTGACCTCCTGGATCAACTCTTCCGACACATCCTCGGGGAAGAATTTTGCCCGGAACTTAAACTGGAGTGGGTTCTCCTTCTTGACCTCCTGGGCGACTACCTGTGAATggaggaaggaaggagaggaggaagaggaggaatcTTCTGAAACTTCTTAAAGCTCTTCATGAGCCATTTCATTATTGTGGCTAATATTACATTGGTTTGAGAAATacaaacagaacacagagaTAGAAACTAGAGCCCCAGCTAAGCTCTCAACAGAGAACTGAGCCGAGCAACAAACCACTTCAGCAGTGACTAAAGATAAATTAGTTTAGGTTTTAACATGCATGTAATTGATAAGTTTTGTTTTGTACTCATTTCTCCCTGACCTTTTTCTCGTTTCTCAGCCAGGTGAGGTATCCTTTGCTGTCTACGTATTGCAGGCCAAAGTACCACACCTCTCGAAGCCCTGCAGTCCTCAACACCtgaagagagaggacagggacaTCTCAGCACCGTCACAATTGGGAAAACAGTACAGTTGTGTGAGGCAGGTTGATGCCAGAGTATAAACACTTCCAATATCTATACTGATGCCAAAGTGTACGTGACTTAATttcttctgcaaaaaaaatgctgaaaaatcAGTGCAGTTTTTTCACCAATTTAGTCTTTAGGATTACAGAAGCAGTGAAGTTATGTTAAAATCTGTCTAATGTCTGAAACTATCACAACAGTTGGACGGGATTGTGTGCACTGGTTTTTAAATGGTAACTGTTTTTGAACAGTCACAGTGGTGCAAATGAATTCGTCTGAAATGGCGGACTGTGAAATGTGCAGATAAGGAGTGTTTCCTGCAGCAGAATAAGATTTTGATAAGATAAAGAAAGATTAATGAGCAATACAACTGCAACTGTTGGAACAGACCTGGTCAAAGAGCTGTTTGCCTGTAGTGCTCGGCTGGATGGCAAACTCCAGCTCGGCGTCCATTGTAGTGACGCGGACATTaatctgaaaaacacacaaaaatgccGAAAACTTAAAAGAgctacaaaacaaacacagcgccccacccccacccccaccccttcaAAAAGAGCTAAATAGATATGAATGATCTCAGTCTCCAACACTGCCAGCCACTGCCCTCCCCCCGGCCCTTCCAAGTCACAGTGCCAGTCACAATCTGAACCCTGTTTCactgaccctggttcaagcttTTCTCTGGGAACAGGCCCCTTTAAGAGCCCAGGTCTCATCTCGGGCCCCATGGCTACGGTGGGGCTTGTGACCCCTGCCCCGGATCCCAGTCACACTGCTGTGGTTAATcagtacattttaaaaggttGAAATAAGCAGAAGAGCTGCCACTGCGGCAGAGTTTCAGGAGCTCATTTCCCCCCCCGTCTGCCCGTTCCCCAGGGAAGGTAAAATATTTAACTACAAGAAGTACTGCAGAGGCTTTACGAGTAGTCTGTTAAGTTGCGCGGCCGTGTGATCATTGGTGAAATAATGACAACGCAACAGAAGCAGAAACCACAAATGTATTATCTTTTTTAGTGCTGGGAGGCATGTAAAAGAAACACGTTCAGTATATATACTTtctacaacttttttttttttctggttcacttcaaatatggaaaaaaaagcTGTTCACCATATCTGCACTTTGCCAGTAGGAGCTACGGTGTAGCAAGAGGGCATTCGGATATGCTATAACTGTCAAGCACTCCAATGGTCTCTGTTTCCTCTGCGAACACTGGTAAACTATTGACTGCAGTGAAACAATACTGCCAGGTGTCAGAGAGAAATTGACCTTGAACTAATTTCCACCTACAACACTTCAGTCAAACTTCTGTGGCTATAGAGACTTCAGAAATGGTATATGAATAGCAAAACGCTCATGGTTTCACTTATTGGTCCAGAAAAGTGTAAACTAGATGTAAGCAGTGATTTGTAGTGAAACATCCAATTTAGCCAAAGCTTTAGACAATGTGTATGAGGGGCTTTCACAGTGAAGGACTATGGTGATCTTGGAGTGAGAActtcacacacaggaacagaaacAAATTGCTGGGCAACTTTAGTAAATGATTGTGTTCTTTCGAAAATCAACCCCAAACTGCCTGAAGTCATGATAACTTTCAAGATTATCccctattcttttttttttttttttttttcatgtggtaGCTTTTAAGATTATCCCTTATTCTGCACTCCTCAACTTGCTTATAGTCTGACACCCAAAACTGGTCACTCTATATGTGGTTTGATAAATGCCTTGATTAATGTCCAATATCCCTATGAGCTATGAGCAAATGAGCAATGCTTTTTGTTATGAATCCCACCGTCTTGTACAGATGGTGATACTAGGTTCATTTACAACATCctcatcttttttttgtttttttactgaacACCATCTAATTTCAGTCCTTTAAAATAATACTGTATAGTGTTATGTTCTGAATATATTAAATACCAAGGTCTAAatctttttaaatgatttcaaCTACTTCCAGTGTTGGCTTGATAGAGATTGTGTCAtcataaaatacaattattcGGCATGTTCATTCCCTTTGTATGGTCATTAAATTCTGGTGAGTCGTTCATATTAATCAATGACTCTGATAGAATGTGTGTCTCAATTGGTCAgtagaaatgtgaaaaatctgGGATTGCTCAGGTAGCAAGGACATGAGAATCAATAAAGTGTGACTCAACTCTGAAGAACTTTGAGGCAGGACCAATCAAGTGCCAGCAAGCCAGCAAGTAGGAGTACTCAAAACAAAGGTCGGTTCCACCTGTACCTGGTGTATGACTGCTAACAGCACTCCatgctaaataaatgtttgcagTTTGACGTTAACTTTTTTCTTAATTGCTTTCATTTGTCATGCTGGATTTACCCTCCCCGGAAATCTTCTGGGTAAGCAACGCATTTTTGATGACAGCAATGGGTTTGGgcacaaagaaaaatgcacaAGTTCAATAACCACACCTCACATGGTGCCATAGAGACCAATCAACAGGCACAAACAGACCTTGCTGTTCCTTTGGTCAacaacagtgacatcacaccaaAACTGCTACACACCCAAAGGCAGTTCATTTCACAGGGCTTGACCAATGAGACTCGTTCAGCTATGGCCAGCATTACGGTGTATACCCTTCAGTTAGTTCAAAAGTCTCTGGCAAGATTCTCTTTGAGAATCTACAAAATTGCTTCAAAAATTCTGGAAAACCTTAAGTAACACATAAACGATGCTCTTCTTGAAATATAATCCTATACTGTATTGAAATAAAGCCCAAAATTGTCAGAAAAAGTTTCCTTATTTATCTGAATAAAATTGTTAAGCATAAGTAGAAAACCCTGTGTGGACCACTCCAAATACAGTTTTCTAACACACTTTAGGGTGTTGCTTTTATCTGGACCAACTTACATAATtactttctttttaaaaacacagtcCCTTGCAATACTTATTAaatcaattcaggttaagtatcaTGCATAAGGGCACCACCTATAAATCAACCCTGGAGTTCATGGAGTTTTATCATAATATTATAAAACCAGGCAACTTACAATCACAATGCCTAAAACAGTGCATTTTAGGGGAGTAAACCCATCTAAGAAGCAGAGACTTTGTATATCCAACCTGAAGgtaaaataagcaaataaatagaAATCTAAATGCACTTACAGGTTTCGGCATGTTGTGTCCTTTTCAAGGTCAAGTGTGGAACCAGTGAAAAGGCTTCCTCTTGTTGGAATATCCCCTGAAATGGAAAAAGGTGCTTCCCCTCAGTAACACAGACTTGTCCCGTCTATAGACTTGGCTCTCGGCTTCTGCCAAGTTTTGACGTACAGCACTATGTCTTATTAATCATTAATATATGTGTTACCCCAGATTCCAAGTGAGCCTTGCCCAGGAGAATTGAAAGATAAGTTTGAAAATACATCCCCTGCCATTAGATAAAGGTCACCCTGCCTccacccttctctgtaaatacTTACCTCAGCACCTCTAAAGACACGACCCTTGACCGGACATAAAGGTGTAAAATTCTTAAACGTGCCGCCATCCGACCAGTGTCGAAGGACATTTTTATCACTTTTAAACCCAAAAGCCACCatattggtgtgtgagtgtgactatTTGGTCTATGAAACATTGGCATTTGCTTACAAATCTTAAAAGTGTTAGTTTGCACACAGTATGTCAAGGAAAGAGTATTTGACCTGTATTTTAAACCAGTTACAGCTCTTTCGTAATTTTCATTCAGGAATTTCTGGAACCCACATAGCATAATGTATAGCAAATATGCTAAATTGGTGcatatttaaaacataaaatacagaATACATTGATAAAATGCcattatatagtttattttcttaaaattaACCTTCGAATGCCTTCGAATATCTACTGTACCTTTTACCATGTAACACCTCTTCAACAGGTAAGCTATCCTGAAGAAGTTGATAAACTTCTAAAGTTCAGTATGTACTttcttaaaataagaaaatacaaattctatttatttaaattcactCATTCCGACACAGCGCATGTGAATGTAGCACATAGCTGTGATTTTCTTTCTTGCGAGCAAACTAGCAATTTAGCTAACCTTCAACAGAGAGCCCCATCCCCAAATAGTCCTTGAAGCACCTGTTAACACGAACAGGGCAGAACCAAACAGGATTATGCCTCAAACGCACAGGTGGAAGGCACCGCGAGTTTGCACGTGCGATTTCCTAAATATCATTAGATGTGACTTACTCACCTGCGGCGCAGCTGATGTGATTGAAGAAAACCTCGGAGCAATGCAGAAATTTTCGCAGCTGCAATATGGCTGATCCTTGAGTAAAAGCGCTCAGTTCACTGCTGGGTCCAGATTACAAGGGTTTACAGCTTCCTGTTTGTCACCACGGGCAGGAACGCGCTCCAAACTCGCAATCCACTCCACAGTCCAGTGTAGCGGCGCATGCGATAGGATTCCAGTTTCCTATGCGCTCAGATGCAACGTTTTCAGAATAAGCGAATACTACTGCACGACCATATGACTGAACGAACACCAGCAAACCCTTGCAAAGAGCTGTTATTTATGTTTGACTAACTTCATTAAGTGCCCATTACAGTTTACACGATTGGGGTGGACTACTTCAGGATTCCCTCA is a window of Conger conger chromosome 1, fConCon1.1, whole genome shotgun sequence DNA encoding:
- the ezra gene encoding ezrin a; this translates as MPKPINVRVTTMDAELEFAIQPSTTGKQLFDQVLRTAGLREVWYFGLQYVDSKGYLTWLRNEKKVVAQEVKKENPLQFKFRAKFFPEDVSEELIQEVTQRLFFLQVKESILGDEIYCPPETAVLLASYSVQAKFGDYHKSAHNAGYLTSERLLPQRVLEQHKLSKEQWEERIQIWHAEHRGTTKTDGMLEYLKIAQDLEMYGVNYFDIKNKKGSDLWLGVDALGLNIYEKDDRLTPKIGFPWSEIRNVSFSDKKFVIKPMDKKAPDFVFYAPRLRVNKRILALCMGNHELYMRRRKPDTIEVQQMKAQAREERHQRQMERALLDGEKKKREAMEREKELMEREKQELMMRLCQFEEQSKKAERALQEQMERALQLELERRRVEEEAARLEAERYAALKAKEELERQAEDQVKSQEQLAAELEEYTSRIVLLEEAKRAKEEEAERWQSRAQEVQDDLMKTKEELIMVQTAPPPPPPPPEPPVAPLVEEHVDEMEQDDSEENSTYSAELQSEGIDDHRNEEERLTEAEKNERVQKQLMALSSELAQARDDSKSTQNDVLHTENVRAGRDKYKTLRQIRMGNTKQRIDEFEAL